In one window of Phoenix dactylifera cultivar Barhee BC4 unplaced genomic scaffold, palm_55x_up_171113_PBpolish2nd_filt_p 000832F, whole genome shotgun sequence DNA:
- the LOC103703198 gene encoding pentatricopeptide repeat-containing protein At1g74630 isoform X1 translates to MSINHHLQCVSLLRDCKTLSHLKQIHARASKTGLDADPLVAGKLLLLAATTLADALDYARLLFFRTPSPDPFMYNTLIRGLSESDHPHHSLLTYSQMRRDSVPPDSFSFAFVLKAAANRKSLSVGWQLHTHVIHHGLESHLFVGTTLVSMYAECGCLASARKAFDDIPQPNVVAWNAIVTACFRADDVKGAERLFERMPWKNSASWNVMLAGYTGAGELGSARSLFLAMPNKDAVSWSTMITGFASNGLFDDALSFFRELLREGCRPNETSLTGVLSACAQAGAFESGKILHAHAEKAGLSSIISVGNALLDMYARCGSILMASRVFDWEMEKKSIVSWTSMIAALAMHGYGEEAIQLFHKMEEHGTKPDGITFISVLYACSHSGLIEQGHKFFQEMENTYGIERSIEHYGCMVDLYGRAGLLHKAYEFITNMPIKPNAIIWRTLLGACSIHGNVRLAEHVREKLSELDPSDSGDYVLLSNIYAVAGKWKDVASVRRSMIVQRIQKTPGWSSIEVDKVVHTFVASDDISDVKEEVHKKLTEVMARLKMEGYIPEIMSVLHDVEEEEKEDAILRHSEKLAVAFGLARMPGESVIRIVKNLRICPDCHTVMKLISKVYKREIVVRDRSRFHSFREGSCSCRDYCTHASVVALFRGYVEAYGISLKRFL, encoded by the exons ATGAGCATCAACCACCACTTGCAGTGCGTCTCCTTGCTGAGAGACTGCAAGACCCTCAGCCACCTCAAACAAATCCACGCCCGGGCCTCCAAGACCGGCCTCGACGCCGACCCCCTCGTCGCCGggaagctcctcctcctcgccgcCACCACCCTAGCCGACGCCTTGGACTACGCTCGCCTCCTCTTTTTCCGCACCCCCTCCCCTGACCCCTTCATGTACAACACCCTCATCCGCGGGCTCTCCGAATCCGATCACCCCCACCATTCCCTCCTCACCTACAGCCAAATGCGGCGGGACTCGGTCCCTCCTGACAGCTTCTCGTTCGCCTTCGTCCTGAAGGCGGCTGCCAATCGTAAGTCTCTCAGCGTCGGGTGGCAGCTCCATACTCACGTCATTCACCATGGGCTTGAGTCCCATCTGTTCGTTGGGACTACCCTCGTCAGCATGTATGCGGAGTGCGGCTGCCTGGCTTCTGCGCGGAAGGCGTTCGATGATATACCCCAACCAAACGTCGTTGCTTGGAATGCCATCGTGACTGCTTGTTTTCGGGCGGACGATGTAAAGGGCGCGGAGAGGCTTTTCGAGCGAATGCCCTGGAAAAATTCGGCTTCTTGGAATGTCATGCTTGCGGGTTACACAGGAGCCGGTGAGCTGGGGTCTGCGAGGAGTTTGTTCCTTGCGATGCCTAACAAGGATGCTGTCTCCTGGAGTACGATGATCACTGGCTTTGCCAGCAATGGGCTTTTCGATGATGCTCTCAGCTTCTTTCGGGAATTGCTGAGGGAGGGGTGCAGGCCGAATGAGACGAGCTTGACTGGTGTCCTCTCGGCATGCGCTCAAGCAGGGGCTTTCGAGTCTGGCAAGATTTTACACGCGCACGCAGAGAAGGCTGGTCTTAGTAGCATAATCTCTGTGGGCAATGCACTCTTGGACATGTATGCAAGGTGCGGGAGCATTCTCATGGCATCCAGGGTTTTTGATTgggagatggagaagaagagcattGTGTCTTGGACATCGATGATTGCAGCACTAGCAATGCATGGCTATGGAGAGGAAGCAATCCAACTTTTCCATAAAATGGAGGAGCATGGGACAAAGCCTGATGGAATAACCTTCATCTCGGTGCTGTATGCTTGCAGCCATTCAGGATTGATAGAACAGGGGCATAAGTTTTTCCAGGAAATGGAAAATACATATGGAATCGAGCGGTCGATCGAGCACTACGGCTGCATGGTTGATCTCTACGGGCGAGCAGGACTGCTGCACAAGGCCTATGAGTTCATAACCAATATGCCTATAAAACCCAATGCCATAATCTGGAGGACATTGCTTGGGGCCTGCAGCATTCATGGTAATGTTAGATTGGCAGAGCATGTGAGGGAAAAGCTTTCAGAGCTTGATCCCAGTGACTCTGGCGACTACGTTCTACTTTCCAATATCTACGCTGTGGCTGGAAAATGGAAGGATGTTGCCAGTGTGAGGAGGTCTATGATCGTACAGAGAATTCAGAAGACTCCTGGCTGGAGCTCTATCGAGGTTGACAAGGTTGTGCACACGTTTGTTGCAAGCGATGACATAAGTGATGTGAAAGAGGAGGTTCATAAGAAACTGACAGAGGTAATGGCGAGACTTAAGATGGAAGGCTACATCCCGGAGATCATGAGTGTTTTGCATGATgttgaggaggaggagaaggaggatgcCATTTTGAGGCATAGTGAGAAACTTGCGGTGGCTTTTGGGTTGGCAAGAATGCCTGGGGAGAGTGTCATAAGGATTGTGAAGAATCTGAGGATATGTCCAGATTGCCATACTGTAATGAAGCTGATATCCAAGGTGTACAAAAGGGAGATCGTGGTGAGGGATCGCAGTCGGTTTCACTCTTTCAGGGAGGGTTCGTGTTCTTGCAGAGATTACTG TACCCATGCCAGTGTGGTTGCTCTCTTTCGTGGATATGTTGAAGCCTATGGAATATCTCTTAAAAGGTTTCTCTGA
- the LOC103703198 gene encoding pentatricopeptide repeat-containing protein At1g74630 isoform X2 has product MSINHHLQCVSLLRDCKTLSHLKQIHARASKTGLDADPLVAGKLLLLAATTLADALDYARLLFFRTPSPDPFMYNTLIRGLSESDHPHHSLLTYSQMRRDSVPPDSFSFAFVLKAAANRKSLSVGWQLHTHVIHHGLESHLFVGTTLVSMYAECGCLASARKAFDDIPQPNVVAWNAIVTACFRADDVKGAERLFERMPWKNSASWNVMLAGYTGAGELGSARSLFLAMPNKDAVSWSTMITGFASNGLFDDALSFFRELLREGCRPNETSLTGVLSACAQAGAFESGKILHAHAEKAGLSSIISVGNALLDMYARCGSILMASRVFDWEMEKKSIVSWTSMIAALAMHGYGEEAIQLFHKMEEHGTKPDGITFISVLYACSHSGLIEQGHKFFQEMENTYGIERSIEHYGCMVDLYGRAGLLHKAYEFITNMPIKPNAIIWRTLLGACSIHGNVRLAEHVREKLSELDPSDSGDYVLLSNIYAVAGKWKDVASVRRSMIVQRIQKTPGWSSIEVDKVVHTFVASDDISDVKEEVHKKLTEVMARLKMEGYIPEIMSVLHDVEEEEKEDAILRHSEKLAVAFGLARMPGESVIRIVKNLRICPDCHTVMKLISKVYKREIVVRDRSRFHSFREGSCSCRDYW; this is encoded by the coding sequence ATGAGCATCAACCACCACTTGCAGTGCGTCTCCTTGCTGAGAGACTGCAAGACCCTCAGCCACCTCAAACAAATCCACGCCCGGGCCTCCAAGACCGGCCTCGACGCCGACCCCCTCGTCGCCGggaagctcctcctcctcgccgcCACCACCCTAGCCGACGCCTTGGACTACGCTCGCCTCCTCTTTTTCCGCACCCCCTCCCCTGACCCCTTCATGTACAACACCCTCATCCGCGGGCTCTCCGAATCCGATCACCCCCACCATTCCCTCCTCACCTACAGCCAAATGCGGCGGGACTCGGTCCCTCCTGACAGCTTCTCGTTCGCCTTCGTCCTGAAGGCGGCTGCCAATCGTAAGTCTCTCAGCGTCGGGTGGCAGCTCCATACTCACGTCATTCACCATGGGCTTGAGTCCCATCTGTTCGTTGGGACTACCCTCGTCAGCATGTATGCGGAGTGCGGCTGCCTGGCTTCTGCGCGGAAGGCGTTCGATGATATACCCCAACCAAACGTCGTTGCTTGGAATGCCATCGTGACTGCTTGTTTTCGGGCGGACGATGTAAAGGGCGCGGAGAGGCTTTTCGAGCGAATGCCCTGGAAAAATTCGGCTTCTTGGAATGTCATGCTTGCGGGTTACACAGGAGCCGGTGAGCTGGGGTCTGCGAGGAGTTTGTTCCTTGCGATGCCTAACAAGGATGCTGTCTCCTGGAGTACGATGATCACTGGCTTTGCCAGCAATGGGCTTTTCGATGATGCTCTCAGCTTCTTTCGGGAATTGCTGAGGGAGGGGTGCAGGCCGAATGAGACGAGCTTGACTGGTGTCCTCTCGGCATGCGCTCAAGCAGGGGCTTTCGAGTCTGGCAAGATTTTACACGCGCACGCAGAGAAGGCTGGTCTTAGTAGCATAATCTCTGTGGGCAATGCACTCTTGGACATGTATGCAAGGTGCGGGAGCATTCTCATGGCATCCAGGGTTTTTGATTgggagatggagaagaagagcattGTGTCTTGGACATCGATGATTGCAGCACTAGCAATGCATGGCTATGGAGAGGAAGCAATCCAACTTTTCCATAAAATGGAGGAGCATGGGACAAAGCCTGATGGAATAACCTTCATCTCGGTGCTGTATGCTTGCAGCCATTCAGGATTGATAGAACAGGGGCATAAGTTTTTCCAGGAAATGGAAAATACATATGGAATCGAGCGGTCGATCGAGCACTACGGCTGCATGGTTGATCTCTACGGGCGAGCAGGACTGCTGCACAAGGCCTATGAGTTCATAACCAATATGCCTATAAAACCCAATGCCATAATCTGGAGGACATTGCTTGGGGCCTGCAGCATTCATGGTAATGTTAGATTGGCAGAGCATGTGAGGGAAAAGCTTTCAGAGCTTGATCCCAGTGACTCTGGCGACTACGTTCTACTTTCCAATATCTACGCTGTGGCTGGAAAATGGAAGGATGTTGCCAGTGTGAGGAGGTCTATGATCGTACAGAGAATTCAGAAGACTCCTGGCTGGAGCTCTATCGAGGTTGACAAGGTTGTGCACACGTTTGTTGCAAGCGATGACATAAGTGATGTGAAAGAGGAGGTTCATAAGAAACTGACAGAGGTAATGGCGAGACTTAAGATGGAAGGCTACATCCCGGAGATCATGAGTGTTTTGCATGATgttgaggaggaggagaaggaggatgcCATTTTGAGGCATAGTGAGAAACTTGCGGTGGCTTTTGGGTTGGCAAGAATGCCTGGGGAGAGTGTCATAAGGATTGTGAAGAATCTGAGGATATGTCCAGATTGCCATACTGTAATGAAGCTGATATCCAAGGTGTACAAAAGGGAGATCGTGGTGAGGGATCGCAGTCGGTTTCACTCTTTCAGGGAGGGTTCGTGTTCTTGCAGAGATTACTGGTAA